CGCAGCGCCACCTTTGGCTGATCTCACTGCTGGACTGGGTGCGGGGCAACCGCCGCTCGGTCGAGGCCGCGGTCGGCCGCATGCAGTTGTTCGTAGAAGCCATCGAAAAGGACGATGCCGCGCGCCAGCGCCTGCAGGACTGGTGGAGCGCGCTCGTCGGCACGGTGGACATCACCACCTTGCTGGCCGATTTCGGCTTCGCGCCGCGCACGGCCCTCGCCAGCGAGGTGGCGGAGCGCCTGCGCTACAAGCTGCTGCCGGGCAGCCCGGAGACCATCGACGCGTCCGAGCTGTTCATGCTGGCGCTGCCCTACGATTTCGATGCGCTGTGGCTCGCGGCCCTGGACGAGGCCCTGCTCGCGCGGCTGCTGTCGGCCATGTCCCCGGCCGAGGCGCCGGGCGCCACACGCTGGCAGCGCGCCCTGCTGGACGCCATCACCTATTGCGCGGGGCAGATCCTGTCCACCGGCTTCGCACCCGAGTTGCGCCTGCGCATGAGCGAGGCCGCGCGCGACGCGCAGCCGTTCCACGCCCTGATCCGCGACGTGGAGAGCGTGCGCGTGGAGGTCCTGCACCAGCTGCGCACCACCGACCGGCTCGACGAATCCGTGCAGCGCCTGCGCGAGCGGCTCGATGCCTGCCGTGCCGCCGCGGCCACCGTGTATTCGCATTTCGAAGACAACGGCATTTCGGTGGGCCTGGTGTTCCGGCTGCGGCAGCTGCGTGAGCGCATCCTGCGCGTGCGCGAGCTGCTGGACTGCCTGCTCTCGCCCACACCCGCCCCCACCGCCGCCCGCCTGATGGCGCGGCTGGTCACCGTGGGCCGCGAACGGCGCAGCCTGCGCGCGCTGCTGGCGTCCAACTCGTCGCTGCTGGCGGCCAAGGTGGCCGAGCGCAGCGCCGAGACGGGCGAGCACTACATCACGCGCACCGGCGCCGAATACCGCGCCATGGTCCGCAAGGCCGCGGGCGGCGGCCTGGTGATGGCCTTCACCACCCTCATGAAGTTCG
This region of Acidovorax sp. GBBC 1281 genomic DNA includes:
- a CDS encoding site-specific recombinase, which gives rise to MKRHANDLGHLLAQLDAGAPLAQRHLWLISLLDWVRGNRRSVEAAVGRMQLFVEAIEKDDAARQRLQDWWSALVGTVDITTLLADFGFAPRTALASEVAERLRYKLLPGSPETIDASELFMLALPYDFDALWLAALDEALLARLLSAMSPAEAPGATRWQRALLDAITYCAGQILSTGFAPELRLRMSEAARDAQPFHALIRDVESVRVEVLHQLRTTDRLDESVQRLRERLDACRAAAATVYSHFEDNGISVGLVFRLRQLRERILRVRELLDCLLSPTPAPTAARLMARLVTVGRERRSLRALLASNSSLLAAKVAERSAETGEHYITRTGAEYRAMVRKAAGGGLVMAFTTLMKFGLAALALSAFWGGFWAGVNYSVSFVLILLLHFTVATKQPAMTAPAMAAKLKDLHSDEAVVSFVDEVTHLVRSQVAAVLGNVLVVFPTVIGITLLIAKGTGQTAISTAQAHHVLESLHLLGPSLLFAAFTGVLLFASSIIAGWAENWFVLHRLDSAVQYNPRITRLLGTARAARWAHFLRENLSGFAANISLGFMLGLVPPIASFFGLGLDVRHVTLSSGQLGAASTALGLPVLHMPQFWWAVATIPLLGALNVSVSFYLAFRLALRAHSVTGVERARVYAALRSRLRRAPLEFFMPARRAA